TGTTTGTAGAAAACCAAAATCTATCAGAACAACCATCCCCAGCGTATCCTTTTATCCTGCTCACAGGACGAACAAGAGATCAATGGCATACAGGCAGTAAAACTCTCTATACAGACAATCTTTTAAAATATAAAGCGTTAGAGTTTGTAGAAATACATCCAAAGGATGCCGCAGCACTTGGTATCAATGAGGATGAAACAGTAAAAATAATCTCTGTCAGAGGAGCACTCAAAGCAAAAGTTGTTTTCGCAGATATCAATCCAAAAACCATTTTCATTCCTATTTCACATAGAGACATCAATTATCTTACAGATGATAGACTCGATCCACTTTCAAAAGAGCCTGATTATAACCATAGTGCAGTCAGAATAGAAAAAATAGAAGAGTGTACATTGTAGTGTATTCAGGTATACACTACAACAAGTGCTCCAGATCATTCAGATCAAACAAAAGCAGATCATCATCCTGTGCTTGCAAGAGTTCATTTGAAAATCCGCTCTTGGAAAAGAGGGCATAGACATCCACTTTAATGCCTGACTCTGCTGCTTTTGCTTTGAGCTTGGTCAATTCGTTCTTGCATACTTTTCGGTCTTTGTACTTGCACTCTCCCAGGATGACCTTTTTATCCTGACTCACAGCCAAAATATCGAATTCACTGTGAATATTCCAAAAACTTCCACTATCCACGATACTCTTATGCTCTGCATAATGCTGTATCAAAAGTGCATCACAAAGCTGTTCATAGACCAAAGAACGTAAACGCTCATAGTGTTTTTCAAAGTTCTTTAAAAATGCATCCCCTTTCCCTGCAGCCAGATCTTTTTTATAATATGTCACAAAGCCGAACCAGAAACGCATAAAGGGCTGTACAAAACGGAGTTTATCCTGTACACGGTAAGAGCGTTGCTCTTTTTTGAGTTTATGTTTGGGGTGGCTGCGCAACGGAGATTCTCTTGAAGCTTCGACTTTCAGTACATTTAAATCGACCAGTTCCCCGACGATCTTCTCTCCCAGGGCCTCACTCACTTTTGCCTTTCTAAGTACGGAATAGAGTTTTCCGTCTCCTCTGGCTACTGCCATCAGTATTTCACGATAGGGACTTTCCAAAAGGTATGAGGGAGAGACAAGTGCTTGAAATTTTGAGAAATTTTGCACAAAATTTGACTCGACCATAGAAAAGACATCATCAAAATAGTCTAATTCTATATTTTTGCCAATACCGCCCAAAATAGAGAAATACTCAACAGCCTGCTCAAGTTCCAAGTAAGAAAAATGTCGGTAAAACCTTTGAAATGATGCTTTGATGAAATCCCTTTGTCCATAGATTTAATTATTTTAACATATTTTTATTTTAATTTTTGTATTATAAATGATTAATTATTAAACAACACCAAAGAGTATTATGGAAACATTTTTTAGCAAATCAGATAAAATACAACATATCATCAAGAGTTTTACCCTCACCAAAACACTTTTTGTTTCATCTATCATCATTGGTGAAGCACATACCGGTAAAAAGTCACTTGCACGTTACCTTTTCCCGGATACACCTTTGGTTTCAGGTAACGATCAACAAGAAGTTGAGGAAGCACTTGAGCAAAATGATGAGCTTATCATCACCAATTTTGAAAAGCTCAGTAATCAGAATTCTCTTGATTTTACCAATAAACGTATTATAGCTACAGCAGATTATATGGGTAATCCAGAGCTCATTGATGACCTTTTTGCTTTTATTTATACCATGCCGTCACTCCAAGAGCGTCCTGAAGATATCGATTATTTAAAAGAACTCTTCATCAAAGAGGCATGTTCCACTTTAATGCTAGAAGGGAATACATTTGAATCTGAGTACATCCCTCTCAATCTCACGAAAAACAGTAAAAGTCTCAAAAGGTCTGTCTATATACACCTGATGAAACAGACTATGAACGCGCAGGATATAGAAGAGATACTCTATCACTATCTACTGAAGCACCTTGATGGTAACGATGCATACAGGGAACATCTTAGTTTATATGAGAGGCCTCTTATAGAAGCGGGGCTTCACAAATTTGGTTCACAACTGCAGCTTTCACAGGTTTTGGGGATCAACAGAAACACACTTAGAAAGAAGATACATGAGCACAACATCGATTGATTTTAAATCCTTTATAGAATGGGACAACAACCCTTTCATCCTTTTTAATGATCAGGGGAAAATACTCTATCTAAATAACGCTGCAGAAATTTTATTCGGGTATGTCACCAAAAAGGAACTTTATGATATCGCTTTATCTTATGCGCCTCAAACCTTCGGCTATAAGACCACCTCTCTGGGACTCAATTATGACACCTATAACTTTCATGCTATTGCAGTAGGATATGAGAATGAAGAGCAGATCTCCTTACGTCTATACAACACGCCACGTATAAAACCCACACGTAAAATAGAAAAAGACAAACTTTTCACCACAGATATTAACATCCTGCTTGAAGCCAACATAGCACTTTTTAGAACAAAGAATTCCAATCCTCTGAAGCTTCTGACCGATCAGGATCTGCCTGCATTTAAAATAGACCAAAATAATTTCTCCAAACTATTAAGAAAAACACTGAATGCATTTAGATCTTCAGACTCCATTGATATTTCTCTTACACTACTGGTTGGTCAGCATGTCATGATAGACAATCAAAGAGTCCCTATCGCTCAACTTTCCATACTTGCCAATGGGCGCTATGCAGATACTGATGATGAGATATGCAGCCATGCAGAGATGAGCCAGATCAAATGTGTTCTTAAAGAACACTCTATTAAGCTTGAAATTCCTCTGATTCAATAAGCAGCCATATTGATTAAAAATTAATCAACAGGCTATGGTAAAAAAATATCATTCATGTTACTATTGTCTTGTAAAAAATTAATTTAAAAGGAAATAGCATGAAACTAAAACTTTCGGCTCTAATGGCAATGTTTTTGCCTATCTTCGCTTTCGCAGAAGATAAACTGGACACAGGTGATACAGCATGGATGATGGTATCAACAGCATTTGTACTTCTTATGACACCAGCAGGACTGGCACTTTTCTATGGAGGTATGACAAGAGCTAAAAACGTACTCAATACCTATGCAATGGTAATGGGTGCATTTGTAGTTGCATTTGTTGTATGGATCATTGCAGGTTATTCTATTGCATTTGGAACCAATGAGAGCGCAATGCTTCAAAATGTGTTTGGCGGATTCGGTAATGTAATGCTTGACGGTATTAAGTGGACTGATCTTTCCGGTACATATCCTTCTTATGTATTTATTGCATTCCAAGGGACATTTGCTGCTATTACTGTAGCGATCGCTGCAGGTTCTGTGATCGAACGTATGAAGTTTTCAACTTGGATGGTCGTTGTAATCCTTTGGGGTCTTCTTGTGTATGCTCCTGTAACACACATGGTATGGGGTGGTGACGGTGCGCTTCTTTTTGATGCTGGTGCCCTTGATTTTGCCGGTGGTACTGTTGTACACATGAATGGTGGTTTAGCTGGACTTGTACTCGCACTATTGGTTGGTAAAAGAGCTGGTTACCCTAAAGTAGCTATGAAACCATATAGTATCCTTCTTACTGCTGTAGGTGCTGCATTATTATGGTTCGGTTGGTATGGATTTAATGGTGGTTCAGCATTCGGTGCAAATGCTATCGCTGGTCTTGCTGTCATGACAACAACTGTTGCAACTGCTGCAGCTGCTGTAACTTGGATGCTTCTTGAGTGGTTTGTCTTTAAAAAGCCAACACTTCTTGGCATTGCTTCAGGTATCATTGCCGGTCTGGTTGCGATCACACCTGCTGCTGGTTTTGTAAGCGTTGGTGGAGCATTCATCGTAGGTATCGTTGGGTCTATCATTGCATTCTTCGGTGTGGTAACATTGAAGAAAAAACTTGGTTATGATGATTCTCTTGATGCATTTGGTATCCACTTCCTAGCAGGTCTATGGGGTGCTCTTGCAACAGGTCTTCTTGCACTTGATGACAAAGATCTTCTCTGGGATGGTCCACTTAAAGAAAGCGGTGACAGAATGGGACAATTCATGGTACAACTTGAGTCAGTCGTAGTGGTTGGTCTCTTTACACTTATTGGAACTGTGATCGTTTACTATATCGCTTCAGCGGTCACAGGTGGGGCAAGAGTAGATGAAGAAACTGAGTCAACTGGTCTTGATGAGATAGTTCACGGTGAAAATGTAGTGAATGCCTAAGGCATTGACTACACTATAATTATAAAGGATTACATAATGAAAAAAATTGAAGCAATAATCAAACCATTTAAACTGGAAGACGTCAAAGACGCTCTTGTAGAAGCTGGTATTGAAGGTATGACCGTATCTGAAGTAAAAGGGTACGGAAGACAGCAAGGTCATTCAGAGCTTTACAGAGGGGCTGAATATGTGGTTGAATTTATCCCAAAAATTAAAATTGAAATCGTCGTAAGTACGGATGCCTATGCAGAGACTGCGATCAAGATCATCAATGAATCCGCTAAAACAGGTAAGATCGGTGATGGTAAGATCTTCGTAAGTACGATCGACCATGTTGTACGTATCAGAACAGACGAAACTGACGCTGACGCACTTTAATCTTTAGAGAAAAGGAAACCATGCCTTACCAACTCTCATTTTTAAGAGGGAAGGGAGAAGCTCTTCTCCCTCTTCTTTTGATTAATTTTTAATCACTTTTCTCCTTTTTGACCCATTATCATTTTTAAACTGCTTTATTTTCGAGCAATACAGACTTCCAATAGATTCCAATAATCGATACAATACCAACATTAGAATATAAGGAAATCAATATGGAAATTAATTACGTCATAGATACCTTCTTCGCACTTTTTGCCATGACTCTTATTATCTTCATGGTACCGGGTTTTGCCATGCTCGAAGCAGGATTGGTACGAACAAAAAATGTCACATCTGTACTGACGGTCAATGTCATGATCTATGCCATAGCTTCTCTGGCTTTTTTACTGATAGGGTATGAGCTGGCATTTGGAAGCTGGGATCATCAGGACGGTATGAGCAAATGGGCATTTTTTATGTTTCAAATGGCATTTGTAGGTAAAGTGGTCAATATTATGAGCGGCGGGGTAAGTGAACGTTCCCGTATACTGCCTTTGGCCATCTTCACCCTTCTTGTCGGGGCATTGATCTACCCGGTCATTGTAAACCTTACCTGGGGAGCGAACTTTTTAGCCGGCACCGCGTTGGATATCTCATCACTTTCTGACCTGGCAGGTTCAACGGTGATCCACTCTACCGGAGGGTGGGCACTGCTTGCAGCTATCCTCATTATGGGACCCAGACGAGGAAGATACAAAGATAATATCGTCCGTGTCATTCCTGCGTCCAACATTCCTTTGGTCACATTGGGAGCACTTTTACTCTGGATCGGTTGGTTTGGATTTAACGGTGGTTCTGTGGGAACGATCTCATCAAAAGAGAATGCGGATGCCGTTGCACTGACTATCATGAACACCAATACAGCTGGTCTTGCCGGTGCAATTGCAGGATGGCTACTAACATACTTTAGATATAAAAAATTCGATATCACCGTGATACTCAATGGTGCATTGGGTGGGCTTGTCGCCGTCACAGCCGGACCTGACCAATATGATATTCATACCCCTATACTGATCGGTGCGATAGGTGGCGCTTTGGTTGTCCTGTTCGTACCTATTTTCGATAAATTCAGAATGGATGATCCGGTGGGTGCATTGTCCGTTCACTTGATCAATGGTATCTGGGGTACACTTGCCGTAGGTATTTTTGTAGCAGATGTAAGCATTTGGACACAATTAAAAGGTATACTTGTTGTAGGTATGATTGTTTTTCCACTTTCATGGATTACAATATATAGTATCAACAAGATCTTTGTACTTCGTGCAAATGATGAAGAACAACTTGAGGGAATCGATGCGACAGAGTGTGGTATAGAATCATACCCTGAATTTAAACGCAGTATATAAGGAGATAACGAATGAAAAAAATTGAAGCGATCATCAAGCCATTCAAACTGGAAGATGTCAAGGATGCTCTTGTAGAACAAGGTATTGAAGGTATGACCGTATCTGAAGTAAAAGGGTATGGACGACAGCAGGGTCACCCTGAACTTTACAGAGGTGCAGAGTATGTAGTAGAGTTCATTCCCAAAGTAAAAATTGAGATCGTTGTCAGTAACGATGACTATCTAAACAAAGCGATTGAAGCCATTAAAGAACATGCCAAGACAGGGAAGATCGGTGATGGTAAGATCTTTGTATCGGATATCTCTAAAACGATCCGTATTAGAACCGGTGAAGAGGACGAAGAAGCACTTTAAAGCACTGAATTGTGCTTTTAAATGCAACATAGAGGGCGTTATCGTCCTTCTTCTTTCAGCTGTTCGATCTTCTTCTCACTCCCCACTAACTTCCAGATCACTTTATCTGCGCCAAAATCACGTTCATAGTTCACAAGACCTAACTGTTTAAGTCTATAGAGTGTTTTATCTACGTCTGAATAACATGTTTCAAACACATACGTTATCTGCTTTTCATAGGGCACCAAAGTTGCCTCATTCAATACATTTTTGACCGATTCTGCATAAGCCCTGGCCATACCGCCTGTACCAAGCTTAATACCCCCAAAATAGCGTACTATGAGTACGGCACAGTTGATCAGTGCTTCGCCACGTAAAACATTCAGAGCCGGTACCCCTGCACATCCCTTGGGTTCTCCATCATCCGAAGCATTTTCAACAATTTGTCCAAACTCATTGAAATGACGTACGGCATAGACCACATGATTTGCTTTGGGATGCTCAGATTTCAGTTCAGCCTGTAACCCTTCATACGCTGAAATAGGTACAAGATGCGCAATGAATTTCGAACGATTGACTTCAGTCTTATAAACGATAGGTGAAGTAACTGTAATCATCAATGGATTATAAATGCTGTCCCGCCCCACAGCAAAGACAGATACTGCAATCAGCACAAGGGTAGATAGGTGTTGGTTCTTTCGACACATATTTCACAATGAGATCCACAAAGGCATCACTGTCATTCATACATGCTGCTACAATATAATCATCAAATTTTATTTTATCAGCGATTTCACGATGTTCTATATCCAGTTCGAACAGTGTTTCAGAGTTATCAATGGTAAATGCCAACGGATAGATGAGCACTTTACGATTGACAGGATTACGCAGCACATCCACCAGGTTAGGTTCCAACCAAGCTGCAGACCCTACTTTAGATTGATAGACCAACTTTACGTCTTTAAAGACAATACCTTTCACGGCTAACAGTGTTTTAATGGCACTGACATTCGATTCAACCTGACGTTGGTAAGGATCTCCCGCTTTAATAATGCTCATAGGTAATCCATGTGCAGACAGGAGCAGATCATATTCACTGCTCTCCTTACCCCCTATCGCTTTTTCTATCTGAGCTACACAAGCTTGAATATAATCCATATCATCAAAATATTGACAGGTTGACATCGTGATCTTTGGATGATAATCCAGGGCTTTACATCTTCCGATGATATCCTCATAAGAGGAGAGTGTGGTCGTGGTTGAGTATTGTGGATACATCGGAAACAATATAAGCTCTTCCACACCCTCTTCTTTGCATTGCTTTAATGCATCTCCGGCAAAAGGAGGAACGTAACGCATAGCAGCATAAATAGGCATATCCAACTTACATTTCAGTTTATCAATCAGTTTCTGCGTTAACTCAGATAAAGGAGATTTCCCACCCAGATGTGTATAGCTCTCTTTAGCATCATCCAGACGTTTGGTTATAATGATTTTACGAATCAATGCACGTGTCATGGGATTTGTTGGTAAAATGTTTTTATCTGAGAACATATTATGTAAAAAAAGTTCTACTTCATCCAAATCATTGGGTCCACCCATATTGAGAAGAAAGAGTGCTTTGTTCATTGACATCCTTTAAAGTCTTGTATCTTAGCATATAAAGTGTAAAATTCATTAAAGTTATAACATATAAAGGTTAAATTATGATTATTATCCCTGCCCGCATAGGATCAAGCCGCTTCCCCAATAAAGTCTTAGCAGATATTGGTGGCGTACCGATGGTTGTCAGAACAGCAAAAGCTGTTGAAGGTATCGATAAGGTTGTCATTGCTACAGACGCACAGGAAGTTATAGATATCGCACGTACACATGGAATTCAAGCTGTCCTCACATCCGATACACATCAGAGCGGTACGGATCGTATCTACGAAGCAGCACAAAAATTGGAGTTGGATGAAAATGAGATCATTATCAATGTGCAGGGAGATGAACCGTTTATCGAAACTGATGTCGTGCAGGCTATCTACGATCTGACAAAAAAGAACAAAGAAGATGCACGTATCTTGATGAACTCCTGTTACAAAACCATTTCAAATCCGGAAGCAGATGATCCAAATATCGTAAAAGTTGTGACCGATACCAATAGCCTGGCCCTCTATTTTTCAAGAGCAAAGATCCCCTACCCTAGAGACCATCATTTTGATGCATACAAAGGACATTTGGGTATCTATGGCTTTACTTTCAAGTCATTGCATCAATTTTGTATGCTTGAACCTGCACCGCTGGAAGAAATAGAAAAACTGGAACAGCTTAGAGCCCTTTATCATAGCTATGAAATTGCTATGATAGAGGTGACTACAGAGAGTTTTGGCATAGACACCATGGAGGATTTAGAAAGAGCTATTAAACATCATAGATTATGATGTTTAAAACAAGAGAGAAATTTCTCTTTTGTCTTTCGATCTAGCCTTTCACCGCTTTTCCGAGGTCCCACATTGGCATAAAGATACCTAAAGCCATCAGAAGTACCAGTCCTGCAATAAAGAACAACATGATCGGTTCTATATAGGCAGCAAGGTTATCGATCAAATCCTGGAATCTCATATCATAATAGTCTGTGACTTTATCCATCATTGCATCTAATTGACCACCCGCTTCACCTGCTTTTATCATTTGAAGCAACATATTTTCATAGAGACCGGTCAACTGGAAAGCTTCAGCCAAACTCATACCACGACCAATATTTGCATTCACAGTTAATAACTTTTCTTTGATCGCAGCATTATCGACCATACCAACAGCCGTCTCCAATGCTTCAGAAACAGGAATACCAGATTTAACCAACTGGCCAAAGACCAAATTGTATTTATGCATCGTAGAGAGAAAGATCGCTTTATTGATCAAATAAAATTTTGGATGGATCATCATCTTGTCCATCTGATATTTAAAATCTTTATTAGTTTTATAGAGATATTTTACGGCAACGACAGACGCAAACAGGACAAAAAGAATGAGCAACCCGTAATTACTGAATGCCCATTCCAGTTTAAGAAGTATTTGCGTAGGTACTGGAAGTTCTGTTTTGAATTTGGAGAATATATCTTTAAATTTCGGTACAACTACCATGATCAAAATAGTAAATGCAATGGCCATTGCAGCCAATGTGATCAAGGGGGTTCTAATGGCTTTTTTAAATTTTGCCGTATTATCCCTGATCGTTTCAAGTATATCGGCAAGTTTATGATAAGACTCGGAAATATTACCCGTTCTCTCTCCGAGATTCGTCATTGCAATAGCAACATGCCCAAACTCATTCGTATAAGGTTCGATCGCATTTGAAATACTGTTACCTGAATTAATATCCTTATTGATCGTTGTGTAGATCTCTTTAAGCTGTTTATTTTCAGTATTTTCTGCAACTTCCATCAATGTATCATTGATCGGAATACCAGCATCGGTCATGACGGCGATTTGTCGTATGGTTGATATTTTATCGTTGATCGGTATTTTGGATTTGAATGATTTTTGAAAGCCTGACAAGAGTGCAGATAAACTATCTTCAAGAGGCGCTGATGTTTCCATCGCTTTCATCACCATTGTCATAGGAAATTTTTGTTTGGCAAGGTTGATGGCTGCCATTTTATTGACTGCTTTCACTAGCTCTTGTCTTTTCTTACCCTTTTCCATTACTGTTACATTAAAATATTTCATCTTATAACCTCGCTACTCTATAAATTTCTGCAATGGTCGTTTTACCTTCCAGTGCTTTATGGACACCATCCTCAAACATCGTAATGAATCCTTCTTCCTCAGCCTGTTTTGTCAGTTCTTCTTTAGATGCATTGCTTGCGATCATACGTGACATCGTTTCACTGACAGTGAGTACTTCAGATATCATCTCCCTTCCCGCATAGCCGCTATGTCCACACTCTTTGCACCCTTCTCCTATATAGAAAGTAGGGTTTTCAGGAAGGTATTCTTCTACTGATTTTCGCAGTGTTATATCAAGTACCGTCTCTTTCTTACAATGCACACATATTTTACGGACAAGTCTTTGTGCCTGTATAGCGACCAATGCGCCACTTACCAGATACTCTTCAATCCCCATATCCAAAATCCTGGTAACAGCTGAGATCGCATCATTTGTATGCAGTGTAGAGAGAACCAGGTGACCCGTCAGTGCTGCTTGAATGGCAATTCGCAATGTCTCCTTATCCCTGATCTCCCCGATCATAATTTTGTCCGGATCCTGTCTAAGTATAGATCTCAGTGCATCTGCAAAACTTAATCCTATATTGGCATTCACATGCACTTGTTGCAAACCAGCCATCTGGTATTCCACCGGGTCTTCCACTGTGATGATCTTATCTTTTACATCTTTGATCGCATTGAGTGCACCGTAAAGTGTAGTCGTTTTACCAGATCCGGTAGGCCCTGTAACCAATACAATACCATAGGGAACCTTGATCGATTCAGAAAATCTGTCATAACAAAACTTACTCATACCTGCGTCTTCAAGCCTGATCATCGCTTTAGACTTATCCAGGATACGAAGAACGATCGACTCACCAAATATCGTAGGTAACGTCGAAACCCTAAAGTCAAAATCTTTTTTTGATACGGTTGCAGAAAATCTACCATCCTGCGGTTTTCTTTTTTCTGCAATATCCAGGTTTGAAAGTAGCTTCATTCTTGAAGCCAATGGATTAAAAATATCTCTATCGAATGTGAAACTTTGGCGTAATATACCATCAACACGTACTCTAACGATACAACTTTTTTCCAGCGCTTCAATATGAATATCACTCGCACCTGTAAAAATTGCTGATTTCAAAATCACATCGATCAATTTTAAAACGGCAGGTGATTCATCCGCTTTCTCATCAGCCTTTCCCTCTTGTGCCAGATCTTTACGGATATCAGCAACCAACCCTTTAATACTCTCATTGATCTCCAGACGCTGCAAATGCTGGTGTATCTGCGATGGTTTAGAAATAGCAATACGTATAGGTTTCTTCGGAAAAAGTCTTTGTATGGCATCTTGCGCAGCCATATCAAGAGGATCATCAAATACAATAAGTACATTCAGATCACTCTCTTCTATAGGAATAATATTATATTTGAGCAATTGACTGTATGAAATTTTTGAAAAGAGTTTCATGTCAATTTCAATATCATCCAGATCCACATACTCTACATGCAGTGTTTTTGCCACCTCTTCAATGATGGGTACAATATTTATTCCTTCTATCTTTTCAAGATGCGACAAGGTGATCACACCTTGCCTTATCTTCTTAGCCAGAAAGATTTCTACTGTATGCAGATCTGTCATCTCTTCAGCTAAAAGGTTTGCAAAGGAAATCTTTTTGGGAGGTCTGCTTTTTACCAGTGTAGAAATTGCCTCTTTTGTGATAAGATTTTCTTTAAGCATGATTTCAATGAGTTTTACCATTTACCACTCCCTACAATACTCATAAAGTATACCATAATACTCAATTTAGTTTTATAATTTATCATTTTCGATCCGATATAATAATTTTTTTGCTTCTTGCGAATCTGACTGTTTCAAATAAGTGTTGAGTATGGATAAGGCTTCATTTTTATGACCTAATTTAACTTTTGATTTGACAAAAATGAGTAAACTCTCTTCTTTACTCTCATCAAGTTTATTGGTCTCCAATGCCCAATATTCTGCTTTTTCATAATTTCCATTTTTATAATAACTTTTCGCTAGGAATAAGGCATCATCTATGTCGTGTGATTCAAAAAAACGCTTTTCTACATCTTTATACCCTGAAACACTTGTTGAATCTATGATCTCTAGATGAATTTTCTTCCTTGTTTCGATCTCTTCATCAGCAGGAGCTTCATTGGTGTCATCAAGTATA
The sequence above is drawn from the Sulfurovum sp. TSL1 genome and encodes:
- a CDS encoding P-II family nitrogen regulator, with protein sequence MKKIEAIIKPFKLEDVKDALVEQGIEGMTVSEVKGYGRQQGHPELYRGAEYVVEFIPKVKIEIVVSNDDYLNKAIEAIKEHAKTGKIGDGKIFVSDISKTIRIRTGEEDEEAL
- a CDS encoding YigZ family protein, whose product is MITVTSPIVYKTEVNRSKFIAHLVPISAYEGLQAELKSEHPKANHVVYAVRHFNEFGQIVENASDDGEPKGCAGVPALNVLRGEALINCAVLIVRYFGGIKLGTGGMARAYAESVKNVLNEATLVPYEKQITYVFETCYSDVDKTLYRLKQLGLVNYERDFGADKVIWKLVGSEKKIEQLKEEGR
- a CDS encoding P-II family nitrogen regulator, producing the protein MKKIEAIIKPFKLEDVKDALVEAGIEGMTVSEVKGYGRQQGHSELYRGAEYVVEFIPKIKIEIVVSTDAYAETAIKIINESAKTGKIGDGKIFVSTIDHVVRIRTDETDADAL
- a CDS encoding ammonium transporter codes for the protein MEINYVIDTFFALFAMTLIIFMVPGFAMLEAGLVRTKNVTSVLTVNVMIYAIASLAFLLIGYELAFGSWDHQDGMSKWAFFMFQMAFVGKVVNIMSGGVSERSRILPLAIFTLLVGALIYPVIVNLTWGANFLAGTALDISSLSDLAGSTVIHSTGGWALLAAILIMGPRRGRYKDNIVRVIPASNIPLVTLGALLLWIGWFGFNGGSVGTISSKENADAVALTIMNTNTAGLAGAIAGWLLTYFRYKKFDITVILNGALGGLVAVTAGPDQYDIHTPILIGAIGGALVVLFVPIFDKFRMDDPVGALSVHLINGIWGTLAVGIFVADVSIWTQLKGILVVGMIVFPLSWITIYSINKIFVLRANDEEQLEGIDATECGIESYPEFKRSI
- a CDS encoding type II secretion system F family protein, whose amino-acid sequence is MKYFNVTVMEKGKKRQELVKAVNKMAAINLAKQKFPMTMVMKAMETSAPLEDSLSALLSGFQKSFKSKIPINDKISTIRQIAVMTDAGIPINDTLMEVAENTENKQLKEIYTTINKDINSGNSISNAIEPYTNEFGHVAIAMTNLGERTGNISESYHKLADILETIRDNTAKFKKAIRTPLITLAAMAIAFTILIMVVVPKFKDIFSKFKTELPVPTQILLKLEWAFSNYGLLILFVLFASVVAVKYLYKTNKDFKYQMDKMMIHPKFYLINKAIFLSTMHKYNLVFGQLVKSGIPVSEALETAVGMVDNAAIKEKLLTVNANIGRGMSLAEAFQLTGLYENMLLQMIKAGEAGGQLDAMMDKVTDYYDMRFQDLIDNLAAYIEPIMLFFIAGLVLLMALGIFMPMWDLGKAVKG
- the hemH gene encoding ferrochelatase, with amino-acid sequence MNKALFLLNMGGPNDLDEVELFLHNMFSDKNILPTNPMTRALIRKIIITKRLDDAKESYTHLGGKSPLSELTQKLIDKLKCKLDMPIYAAMRYVPPFAGDALKQCKEEGVEELILFPMYPQYSTTTTLSSYEDIIGRCKALDYHPKITMSTCQYFDDMDYIQACVAQIEKAIGGKESSEYDLLLSAHGLPMSIIKAGDPYQRQVESNVSAIKTLLAVKGIVFKDVKLVYQSKVGSAAWLEPNLVDVLRNPVNRKVLIYPLAFTIDNSETLFELDIEHREIADKIKFDDYIVAACMNDSDAFVDLIVKYVSKEPTPIYPCADCSICLCCGAGQHL
- the kdsB gene encoding 3-deoxy-manno-octulosonate cytidylyltransferase, yielding MIIIPARIGSSRFPNKVLADIGGVPMVVRTAKAVEGIDKVVIATDAQEVIDIARTHGIQAVLTSDTHQSGTDRIYEAAQKLELDENEIIINVQGDEPFIETDVVQAIYDLTKKNKEDARILMNSCYKTISNPEADDPNIVKVVTDTNSLALYFSRAKIPYPRDHHFDAYKGHLGIYGFTFKSLHQFCMLEPAPLEEIEKLEQLRALYHSYEIAMIEVTTESFGIDTMEDLERAIKHHRL
- a CDS encoding helix-turn-helix domain-containing protein; translated protein: METFFSKSDKIQHIIKSFTLTKTLFVSSIIIGEAHTGKKSLARYLFPDTPLVSGNDQQEVEEALEQNDELIITNFEKLSNQNSLDFTNKRIIATADYMGNPELIDDLFAFIYTMPSLQERPEDIDYLKELFIKEACSTLMLEGNTFESEYIPLNLTKNSKSLKRSVYIHLMKQTMNAQDIEEILYHYLLKHLDGNDAYREHLSLYERPLIEAGLHKFGSQLQLSQVLGINRNTLRKKIHEHNID
- a CDS encoding ammonium transporter — its product is MKLKLSALMAMFLPIFAFAEDKLDTGDTAWMMVSTAFVLLMTPAGLALFYGGMTRAKNVLNTYAMVMGAFVVAFVVWIIAGYSIAFGTNESAMLQNVFGGFGNVMLDGIKWTDLSGTYPSYVFIAFQGTFAAITVAIAAGSVIERMKFSTWMVVVILWGLLVYAPVTHMVWGGDGALLFDAGALDFAGGTVVHMNGGLAGLVLALLVGKRAGYPKVAMKPYSILLTAVGAALLWFGWYGFNGGSAFGANAIAGLAVMTTTVATAAAAVTWMLLEWFVFKKPTLLGIASGIIAGLVAITPAAGFVSVGGAFIVGIVGSIIAFFGVVTLKKKLGYDDSLDAFGIHFLAGLWGALATGLLALDDKDLLWDGPLKESGDRMGQFMVQLESVVVVGLFTLIGTVIVYYIASAVTGGARVDEETESTGLDEIVHGENVVNA
- a CDS encoding DUF234 domain-containing protein, whose product is MELEQAVEYFSILGGIGKNIELDYFDDVFSMVESNFVQNFSKFQALVSPSYLLESPYREILMAVARGDGKLYSVLRKAKVSEALGEKIVGELVDLNVLKVEASRESPLRSHPKHKLKKEQRSYRVQDKLRFVQPFMRFWFGFVTYYKKDLAAGKGDAFLKNFEKHYERLRSLVYEQLCDALLIQHYAEHKSIVDSGSFWNIHSEFDILAVSQDKKVILGECKYKDRKVCKNELTKLKAKAAESGIKVDVYALFSKSGFSNELLQAQDDDLLLFDLNDLEHLL